The DNA window ATTTGAATCAAAGCGGCTGCGGTGTCGTCGCTGGATACCTAGCGATATAGAAACACTTTTTGCGGTCTATTCAGACAAAGAAGGCGCTCGCTGGATTGAAGACGGAAAGCCGATTACCTATGCTGAATGCGAACGTTGGCTTCATGTGACGGAAGCCAACTATGCCAAACGCGGCTACGGCATGTTTGCCTTAGAATCCCTTATGTCCAGGCTAGTAATTGGTTTTTGCGGTCTGGTACATCCAGATGATCAGGCTGAGGCAGAAATCAAGTACGCCTTGTTACCTGCCTACTGGGGGCAAGGTTATGCTAGCGAAGCTGTACCTGCCCTCCTTGAGTATGGTGCTCTCAAGCATGGCCTCACTCAAATTATCGCTACGGTTGCAGAAGGTAACCTCGCTTCTCAGCGTGTTCTGTTGAAGTCTGGCATGAGTTACTCACACGCCATCTATGAGGAAGACGGCTCGCAAACCCTACTGTACGGATGGCAGCCTACAGTGAGCAAAGAGGGTTTATGACGCTGATGATGAAGCAATTGGCTTGGTTCAAAAGTAGGTAACAGTGTCATGAGCGATCAGGGTAGTCTGGAGACTTGTCCCTAGTGGTCATAAGTCGGTGTAAAGATCGGCCTATTTCAAGCAGCTTCTTCGAACGGTTCAAGCTTCCAGTCGGGAAGGGTTCGAGACTGATCAGAGTTTTGTGTAAGCGGTCTAGAATCCAAACACACCAGGAGACCGCATCATGTCTAGAAAGAAACAAGTACCCAATCGAGTTGATGAGCTATTGGATGAACTCATTGGAGAGAACCCCCAACCGGAAGATATTCTGGGCGAATCAGGACTGCTCAAACAACTCAGCAAACGCCTAGTGGAACGAGCCTTGGCAGGTGAATTGACTCATCACCTGCAGCAATCCTCCGTCGATGAGCGTTCTCATGGCCCTAGAAACAGTCGCAATGGTTACTCGAAAAAGACCGTCCAGACTGAACAAGGAGAGATGGACCTATCGATTCCTCGCGACCGTTGCAGTGAGTTTGAGCCTGTCCTCGTGCCCAAAGGCCAGCGACGTATCGCGGGACTCGACGAGAAAATCATCGCCTTATATGCTCGTGGCATGACCACTCGTGATATTCGAGCTCAATTGGTGGAGCTGTATGGGGCCAATATCTCTGAGGGTCTGATTAGTGACGTCACCAATAGTGTCATGGAGGAGGTTAAAGACTGGCGCTCAAGACCATTGGATGAGGTGTATCCGATTGTCTATCTCGATGCCCTGTATGTGAACATCAAAGTCAATGGCCAAGTCAGCAAGCGAGCCGTCTATGTCGCGCTAGCGGTAACTGTGGAGGGAAACAAAGAGCTGTTGGGATTATGGATAGGGGCTGCCGAGCGGGAGGGAGTAAAATTCTGGCTTTCAGTGCTCACAGACCTTAAAAACCGAGGCGCTCAGGATATCTTGATTGCTTGCTGTGATGGCCTCAAAGGCTTTCCCCAGGCGATTGAATCGGTCTATCCCGATACTCAAGTTCAAGTTTGTATCGTTCATCTCATTCGCAATAGTTTGCGCCATGTGCCTTGGAAGGAAAGTCGAGCCGTAGCTGCAGACCTCAAGCCCATTTATCAAGCGGCCACTTTGGAGGAATCTGAGGCTGCCTTGGATGCGTTTGCCAACAAATGGGACCAGACGTATCCTGGCATCAGCCAAATCTGGATACGGCATTGGGATAATATTGCTCCGTTGTTTAAGTACCCAATGGCCATCCGAAAGGTTATCTACACCACTAATGCCATTGAGTCGCTCAATCGCTCACTGCGAAAGGTGATTAAGACCAAAGCTGTCTTCCCGAATGAAGAGTCTGTCTACAAATTGATGTTTCTGGCGATGAGGAATATCTCGAAGAGATGGACCAGACCGATTTTGAATTGGAAGGCGGCGCTGTCCCATTTTGCTATTCTGTTCCCAACACGATTCAACTATTGAATACGTTACGGCTTACACAAAAATCTAAACACTCTCAGGGTTCTGGTCTTTCTCCAGACCTCAAGCTCTCCATTTCGACTCAGAGCCTCCAAAGAAGCTAAGGCAGCCACCCCTTGAGCGGTCCACTTCATACCTTTATGTTTGCATCGGGCAGCGACACTCCAATCATTAAACTTCTCGACTCGATTACTGGCAATCCATAACCCGGCTCTGGAGCGCTTACTGTAGTTGGGTAAGTAAGGTCGTCTATTCTCCAAATAATTGATCAAGGTATCCAATGCATCCTCATTGCGCATTTGCCCCCGTAGAGCAGACAAACTATCGACAGCTTCTTGGATTTTTCCAGCCCACAACTGGGTTAGTAACTTCCCTTGAATCGACAAGCGATGGGCTTTATCGTGACACGCAGAACCGAGTTCTTGTTTACACCGCTTGGCCAGGTGATACCAGCACAGAATCATGGCTTTATTGTCGATTGGCAATGCTTCAAACCAGTTGCGGATCCACTTGGCCCCATCCCCCAGCACCACCAGCTGAATCCCCAGTGACACCCTCGAAAAACACCGAAGCAACCCCGGTATACCCAGACAAGGCATCATTCCCAACCATCGGCCGGAAAGATGATTCGCCAGTGAAGCGCAAGGTAACTCTACAGCCTGAAGATGATGATCGCATCACTGAACCCACCCCCAAATACGACCGCAGCGAACCCACCGACACATGGAGAACGCAACGAGGGTATTCAGCTCGACAAACACCAGGAAGAGTCCGACCCCCCAGAATATCGAGAGCATTTGAGTCCAAATTCCATGCACTGGAGAAGCGTCAAAAGAATCTAGTTCAGCAGACCAAGCAAAAGGGTCAACTTGAGTATCTGACGGTTTCCCGAAGCAGTTCAGGGAAGTACTGGATCACCATCGAGGGCAGCGGTATACCGTTTATCAGAATTTCGTTTGAAACACCTGAGTTCTGTTTCGAGTGTGCCTTGGAATTAGAGGACACGTTCGATGTGTTGCAGGTTTTGAGTCTGCGGCCAGGGGAGACCATTGAGCGGATTGAGGAGATGATCGGGGTGTGGTTGGATCGGGAACGGGTGAGTAGGGTTTGGGGGTAGGCAATCTTTAAAGTGAGGTAAGTATTTTCTATTTAGATTTCTACCGTAAGAAATTTTTCCTTGGGTTTAGGATTGAAGGAAGGTGATTCGATTGCCAATAGGGGGACAGTAAATGAAGCGTACACATTCTTCTCAGCCAGAAAAATTTCCATCTCAACCGATACTACAGTCAAAATCACCCGACTTACCTCAACCAGCAGCATCAGTACCTCCCACTATTCAAGCTAAATCAAATGAAGAGGGTTTAGCTGAATGGAAAGTACAGCAGGAGAAATGGGCACGATTTGGAACACCCTGGATGGACAAGGTTCCCGATCCTTCTGGAGAGATGGCACAGCCTTGGATTCAACGGAAGCTAACCCTTGGACAACCAGGAGATAAGTATGAGCAGGAGGCGGACTGGGTTGCATCTCAAGTAGTTCAGCAAATCAATGCCCCTTCTTTTTCTCAATTCAATCAAGGGCAATCAGTGCAGCGAGAGAACGAATTGGTAGGGGAGATGCAAGCGAAAGGTTTTCGTGCTGCCATCCAGCGTCGTCAAGCAATGACAGATGAAGAAGCATCAGCAGATTTAGAGTCTGCAATCAATAGTGCGAGAGGCAGTGGACAGTCATTGGATGCAGGGTTGCAACGGTCAATGGGTCAGGCGATGGGTACAGATTTTAGTGGGGTGCGAGTGCATACGGATTCCCAGTCAGATCAGTTAAATCAATCGATTCAGGCGAGGGCATTTACGACGGGACAGGATCTGTTTTTTCGTCAGGGGGCATATCAGCCAGGGAATCGAGGAGGACAAGAGCTGATTGCTCATGAGTTGACCCATGTAGTGCAGCAAAATGGTTATGGGGTTCAACTCATGAGGCAGAATAATATATTGCACAATAATGGGATATCTGAACTTAAGCATCAAGGTATACAAAGGGAAGAAGAAAAGAAAGAAGAAGACCTAACAAAAGAAGAAGAGCAAGAATGGCTACAGGCGAAGTTACAGATATCTCATAGTGCTGCAACTACACATCAAGGGCCTCAAATCCAACGTCAGCATGAACCTACTATCCAAAGAGCGTGGACAGGGCGAAGACAGCTATCAGGCCTTGGTTTTTTAGGTAAACCTTGGGTAGTTAGGAAAAGTGGCAACCTTATCAATATGCGCCTATTCCATGAACATATTTTTTTCGAAGATGGTGGTGATCCTTCAGATTATGGGCACATGGGTAAATCTGGCTTAGGAACTGATCAAGCTCACGGTCAAGATGAATATAGTAAAGTCCGTAAAGGCTTAGATGATGCAAAGATGCGACAAGCTGTAGCAAAGATGGGCAATCCTGGTGAATATGGCTTATTTTCTAATAATTGCCAAGACTATGTTCAGGGTGTTTTAAAGCACTATGACAGCTTATAGGAACAGAGTAAGGTATTTCTTGATTAAAAATCTGAACCTTTATATAGAAGTAATGTGGCAACTCTAACAACGGAAGAATTAGAACAGTGGATAAGTCATTACTTTGAGAATCCACAACCAAATAAGACTCCGATAGCTATAGGAATTTTTATTAGAGAAGGATATTTCACTAATGATTCTATAGTAGAGACTGTCATTACATTTTTGTCGTTTATCTTTCGTGATCAACCAGATAAAATTTCAATTTGGCTGAATTCAATACAGGATCTATCTAATCAAGAGATGATAGCGATAGGAAAAGCACTTTGGTTGTCAAATACAAAAGAAGCAAAAAACTATCTAGATGCCATTCTAAAAAAGAAAAATAAAGAAATTCAAGAGTCATTAACGTTGTTATTACGCGAGGTCCCTCCCAAAATAGAGGAAATTCCTATTTCTTCGCCAAGTATATTGGATATGTTGTGGGCTGCTTTTGCCGCAACAGGCGAAGAAAAATATGTTACTCGACTGATGTCTGTTCTACCGTACATTAATGCGGAGGACGAGCCACATTTATTTAGCATTGGTAATGCAGCTAGATGGTCACTAAGATCAAATATGGATAAGTATGAAAAGATTAAATCTATTTGTGTCAATCAATTAGAGCAACAATCTCAAGAGATATCCATAATCCTTAAAGAGATTTTAGCTGAAACTGATTAGCTTGACGTCCGCGTGATCAAATCGCATAAAGATATTCAGCGTAGCTCGTCTAGCAATCAAGCTAGGACTGTGGCATGGCAGATCAACTGACCGTTACGACTGAGCGTATTGATGATGTAGTGCTCCTACTCCATATGATGATGCAAATAGGCTTATCAGAAGTCCTTAACAAACATCTGCCCCGGCACTGGAAACAGGAAGGCTTTCGTTGTTCGGTCCTGGTGATGGGACTAAAGGGAGTTGGTGATGGGCGGTCGAAGAAGCAGGCGAAGGTGAGGGCTGTGGGGAAGTTGTTGGGAGTGTTTGGGAGATTATAGCTAACAGCGTTCTCATTGCACTTCTATGATTAGCCTATAACTACGTAATATTGCTATCAGGGGAAACCACTAGAGATTAATGTAAGCTTATTCCCAAAAATAAGTAATTGCGCTGTTTTACTGCTGAATACTTTGCCTGATGATATAGAAGACCTCAGGAGCAAAGCACATAAGCCATGTTGACAAGTTTGTTAGCCGAAGCATTAGCAGTCACCTTTGATAACTTGAACATGACAGCAAACATTTTGGAATGTGCAGAAGAAGCTTCTGAAGACCTGAGCCCTGAAGCAAGACAAAGGATAGCACTAGTGCATACAGGTCTGGCACTGGCTATTCAAGGGATGGAATGCGATGAACTACAGCAATTGATCAAACGGTCTGAACTGTATTGTGATTGTTAAAGAATTTTGGTTTGGTGGTGGAGATTCCACGATTGAGGAGCATCAAAGGATTGTGGAATGTTGTACCTTTGGAATCCAAGCTGGCTCAAGGGCTGATAGATTATTTGGCTGGAAGTACTTTTTCGTTGTCAGGTGAGTCTACCGAGATTGGCAAAGGCGTCTTCCTGCTCGCCCCACCATCATTCTCGATCACAAGAATGATGGTTACTGCTTGAGTCAGGTGATGGCACTCTAGTACTTCTCAGGTCTTCTTCTGGGACTTCTAACCTTTGGGTGTATCTGAGTTCGTAGGGCCAACATTTGTACTGGGATCGTAGACATAGCACATTTTCTTTTTAGGTACTTTGTTCCAACGATTCTGATCAACACCTCGATACATAGTGGTTTTCATCCTTGCCCGCTCAGCTTGATGTTGCTCTGGGGTCAACTTACCAAACAATATCAAGCTCAAGTCATCGGTATGCATGACTTTACCAGGATTCTCCTGCAGGATCTGAGCAATGGCTTTAGTCTTGTTCATCTGGTCATAAGGTTTGTTCATCTTCAGAGGACTAGATGAAGACTGGCTCGGTTTTTTCTGATTCTTCTTTTTAGCCTCTGTCTGGGATGCAGCTTTCTTGGAGGCCGAAGACTGTTTCTGTGAAGACGAGCGTGAAGCTTTTGGAGCAGATTTCTTGGCATTAGCTTCAGCTTTGGGCTCTACCTTTTTAGTATCTTTTGGAGCTGAGGCTGATCTTTTGGATGTTGGAGATTTTCTCTTCCCGGATGAGGGAGAAGCTTTTGGGGCAACTTTCTTTGGGGTAGCTTCAGCTTTAGATTCTACGGTTCCCTTTGTCTTTGCAGTTGAAGCTGGCTTCTTAGGAGTTGCAGACTTTTTCTTTGAAGCAGCTTTTGGAGCAGTATTCTTGGGTTTAGTTGCAGCTTTAGACTCTACAGTGTCAGCAACTATTGACTCTGGAGCTTCGGAGGTTAGTGAATCTGCTTCACCTTGCAGGATTGAAAGGATGTCTGAGCCTAACAAAGGATCTTCAATCAACGTATCTAGGGAAGTGATCTTAGTCTTGAGTTGACTCGTTTGAGCTTCAAGTTCAGCGATTGTCTCCTGGTAGTGGGTCTTTAACTCAAGGAGTACTTTGGAGTATTTGTTGTCAGCGGCCATAGTTTATCGGTGATCAGGATAGTTTCAGCAAAGTTAAGAATGCTATGAATTAGCATTCCCAGAATTAACTTCACTTGTATCTAATCATTAATGGGCTAAATTTGAGAATTTCTGGAGGGTTTAGACTTTTTTCACTTAATACTAGCCCTTCGGCTTGGGAAACTTGGAAGGGGGCTCAAAGGTTTGAACAGGCGTATCTTTTAATGCCTCACTCATAAACTCTCGCCAAACAGGGGCCATCCACCCTCCACCGGTTGCCCCAGAACCCATCCGAGAGTAGTTGTCATTGCCTGCCCACACTGCTACTGAGAGTTGAGGAACATATCCCACAAACCAAACATCTCGTTCTGATGATGTTGTTCCCGTCTTCCCTGCAGCTGGACGACCAATCTGCGCTGCAACGCCCGTTCCACTTTGCACAACGGTTTGCAACGTACTATTAACGGAGGCAGCAGCCCAAGGATTTAGCACCAGCTTAGGTTGTGGGGTATTATCAATCAACACTTTGCCTGCAGGATCTGTGACTTGGAGAATGGCTGTTGTTTTGGACTGCCAGCCATTATTAGCAAAGGTGGCATAGGCTGAAGCCATCTCTACGGGAGTTAAGTCCACAGCGCCTAAGGGGAGTGAAATCACATTGGGGATCGGGCTAGTAATTCCTAATTTACGACTGACATCTATCACATTCTTAATGCCCACTTTTTGACCCATGACAATAGCAGGCACATTGCGCGATTGAGCGAGAGCTTGGCGAATGGACATTGAGCCTTGAAAACTGCGGTCATAGTTTTGAGGTTTATACCGCTCTATACCACCATCATTGAAGCTCACGGGAGAGTCGTTAATCATTGAATCTGGGGTGTACTTCCCCGTCGCAAAGGCGGTGTAATACACAAAGGGTTTGAAAGCAGAACCGGGTTGTCGATAAGCCTGAGTCGCCCGATTGAATTCACTTTTTTTGTTATCCACTCCACCAACGATGGCCTTGATGAAGTGCGTTCTCGGATCGACCGCGACTAATGCCATCTGGTCCGCAGCATAGGCATAGTGTTGATGATTCCTGCGAACGGTCTTCTCCGCAATTTCCTGCATCTTCCAATCAAGAGTCGTTTGAACTCGGAATCCTCCTCTAACGAGTGCCTCTCGACCAAATCTTTCAGTCAATTCCTGAATGACGGTATTGGTGACATCAGGGGCTTGGCTCCGTTGATAGGAGGTAATTTCTCCTAAAATGATTTTCTCTGTCCGAGCTGCTTCAGCCTCAGCAGATGTAATCCATTTCAGTTCCTCCAAACGCCCCAGAACGATGTCCTGTTGTTCTTTAGCAAGGTCTAAATCTACAAAGGGACTATACCCTTCTGGTGCTTTGATAATCCCAGCCATCATGGCGGATTCAGCTAGGGTCAGATCTTCAGCAGATTTATTGAAATAACTCTGGGCGGCTGTTTCTATGCCATAGGTATTATGTCCCCAATACACTTGATTGAGGTACAACTCTAAAATTTCATCTTTACTGAGCAGTTGTTCGATTCTCAGTGCTAGAACTGCTTCTGCGAGCTTGCGACTAAAGGCTCTTTCTGGGGTCAGATAGAGATTTTTAGCCAGCTGCATACTCAAGGTTGATGCCCCTTGTACCGTCTGACCTGCCTGGTAATTGGTGATGGCTGCCCGCAGGATACCGACTGGATTAATGCCGTCATGTTGGTAAAAGTTGCTATCTTCGATGGCGAGTACGGACAGTTTCAAGTGGGGAGAGATTTTAGCCAGTGGGACAACCTGGCGATTTTCTTCCTCATGCAAGCCCGTGAGCAACTTGCCGTTGATGTCATAGATGTAGGTTGTTTCGTTGGGTGAAAAGCGGGTTAATGAAGTCACATCAGGCAGATCACGATAACTAATCGCTACCCCCATCAGTCCTCCTGCTAAACCAGCACTTCCCAGGAGGGTCAAGGTCAATATGGTGGTCAAGGTAGTATTGCCTATCCCCCTTAAAAAGAGGGTGGAGGTTGATCTAGAGGAGAAGTCTCGAGGAGAAGTGGCACTAGATGACATGGTGTATTAAAGGGCAACCATGACACACTAAATTTGGAGTGTGAGGTTACTGCTAAAAAATAACTGAGAAGCTTTCTATACCTAAAGTCTGCCCATACTAAAGTAAAGTTTCACTCTCGATCTTAAAGAGCCATCATCTCTGCAAAATAACGCAACAATATGGGGATTTCATGAGCTAGTTAAACAACCCAGATTATCGATGACTGTGTTAACGACCCGTTAAAAAATCGCGGAAGCTAGTGATTCGTCAGCTTTGGGAACACCACCCAAGCGCCGCTCAAGCAAGGTATATCGTTGCCTATCTTTGATCTGCCTGACGGCCATGCTGATCGCATTCTTGGGATCCACAAGAACTACCAGCTTCTTTGCCAGTGTCGATCCGGTATAGAACAAATTACGGTTGAGCATGATGTAATGCTGCATATACATGGGCAGAATGACGACGGGATATTCCGACCTCCAACTCATCTCCCTGAAGCCCAAACCACCAGCCGACCTCCCAGAGAAACCCTCGACAAACACCGAAGCAACCCCCGCATACCTAGATAAGGCATCATTCCCTACCATCGACCGGAAAGATGATTCGCCAGTGGAGCGCAAGGTAACTCCACAGTCTAAAGACAATGATTGCACCACTGAACCCACCCCCACATACGACCGCAGCGAACCCACCGACACACGGAGAATGCAGCGAGGGTATTCAGCTCAGCCAAACACCAGGAAGAGTTCGCCCCCCAGAATATCGAGAGAATTTGAGTCCAAATTCCACTCACTTGAGAAGCGTCAAAGGAACTTGGTTCAGATACTCAAGCTAAAGGGTCAGCTTGAGTATCTGACCGTTTCTCGAAGCAGTTCAGGGAAGTACTGGATCACCATCGAGGGCAGCGGTATACCGTTTATCAGAATTTCGTTTGAAACACCTGAGTTCTGTTTCGAGTGTGCCTTGGAATTAGAGGACACGTTCGATGTGTTTCAGGTTTTGAGTCTGCGGCCAGGGGAGACCATTGAGCGGATTGAGGAGATGATCGGGGTGTGGTTGGATCGGGAGCGGGTGAGTAGGGCTTGGGGGTGATGGTAGACAGCAAAGGAATTATGGCTCTCCGGTAATTAGCGTGGTGACACCCTACATATAGTGTTTATTCCTTAGTCATCTCCTATGGAATGATCTGAGGAGGTACTTCAGAACGAGAGTGTCATGGATAACTCAATTCGCATTCCCCTCAACCTTCCCGATGTTCAAGTTCTAGAGCTATCGAAGACGGAACGAGGGGATTGGCTGATCAAAATTGAGAGTACTCTGCAAGGAACAACCTGCCACAAATGTGGACATGAGATTACTGACCTTCATTGCCATGATCAGGCTCTTCGAATTCGTCACTTGCCATTGTTCGAAGTACCAGTGTA is part of the Acaryochloris marina S15 genome and encodes:
- a CDS encoding GNAT family N-acetyltransferase; translation: MSSKAVFESKRLRCRRWIPSDIETLFAVYSDKEGARWIEDGKPITYAECERWLHVTEANYAKRGYGMFALESLMSRLVIGFCGLVHPDDQAEAEIKYALLPAYWGQGYASEAVPALLEYGALKHGLTQIIATVAEGNLASQRVLLKSGMSYSHAIYEEDGSQTLLYGWQPTVSKEGL
- a CDS encoding IS256 family transposase — its product is MSRKKQVPNRVDELLDELIGENPQPEDILGESGLLKQLSKRLVERALAGELTHHLQQSSVDERSHGPRNSRNGYSKKTVQTEQGEMDLSIPRDRCSEFEPVLVPKGQRRIAGLDEKIIALYARGMTTRDIRAQLVELYGANISEGLISDVTNSVMEEVKDWRSRPLDEVYPIVYLDALYVNIKVNGQVSKRAVYVALAVTVEGNKELLGLWIGAAEREGVKFWLSVLTDLKNRGAQDILIACCDGLKGFPQAIESVYPDTQVQVCIVHLIRNSLRHVPWKESRAVAADLKPIYQAATLEESEAALDAFANKWDQTYPGISQIWIRHWDNIAPLFKYPMAIRKVIYTTNAIESLNRSLRKVIKTKAVFPNEESVYKLMFLAMRNISKRWTRPILNWKAALSHFAILFPTRFNY
- a CDS encoding UPF0236 family transposase-like protein, encoding MSLGIQLVVLGDGAKWIRNWFEALPIDNKAMILCWYHLAKRCKQELGSACHDKAHRLSIQGKLLTQLWAGKIQEAVDSLSALRGQMRNEDALDTLINYLENRRPYLPNYSKRSRAGLWIASNRVEKFNDWSVAARCKHKGMKWTAQGVAALASLEALSRNGELEVWRKTRTLRVFRFLCKP
- a CDS encoding DUF4157 domain-containing protein encodes the protein MKRTHSSQPEKFPSQPILQSKSPDLPQPAASVPPTIQAKSNEEGLAEWKVQQEKWARFGTPWMDKVPDPSGEMAQPWIQRKLTLGQPGDKYEQEADWVASQVVQQINAPSFSQFNQGQSVQRENELVGEMQAKGFRAAIQRRQAMTDEEASADLESAINSARGSGQSLDAGLQRSMGQAMGTDFSGVRVHTDSQSDQLNQSIQARAFTTGQDLFFRQGAYQPGNRGGQELIAHELTHVVQQNGYGVQLMRQNNILHNNGISELKHQGIQREEEKKEEDLTKEEEQEWLQAKLQISHSAATTHQGPQIQRQHEPTIQRAWTGRRQLSGLGFLGKPWVVRKSGNLINMRLFHEHIFFEDGGDPSDYGHMGKSGLGTDQAHGQDEYSKVRKGLDDAKMRQAVAKMGNPGEYGLFSNNCQDYVQGVLKHYDSL
- a CDS encoding double-stranded RNA binding motif domain-containing protein; this encodes MADQLTVTTERIDDVVLLLHMMMQIGLSEVLNKHLPRHWKQEGFRCSVLVMGLKGVGDGRSKKQAKVRAVGKLLGVFGRL
- a CDS encoding cell division protein SepF, with product MEIPRLRSIKGLWNVVPLESKLAQGLIDYLAGSTFSLSGESTEIGKGVFLLAPPSFSITRMMVTA
- a CDS encoding transglycosylase domain-containing protein; protein product: MSSSATSPRDFSSRSTSTLFLRGIGNTTLTTILTLTLLGSAGLAGGLMGVAISYRDLPDVTSLTRFSPNETTYIYDINGKLLTGLHEEENRQVVPLAKISPHLKLSVLAIEDSNFYQHDGINPVGILRAAITNYQAGQTVQGASTLSMQLAKNLYLTPERAFSRKLAEAVLALRIEQLLSKDEILELYLNQVYWGHNTYGIETAAQSYFNKSAEDLTLAESAMMAGIIKAPEGYSPFVDLDLAKEQQDIVLGRLEELKWITSAEAEAARTEKIILGEITSYQRSQAPDVTNTVIQELTERFGREALVRGGFRVQTTLDWKMQEIAEKTVRRNHQHYAYAADQMALVAVDPRTHFIKAIVGGVDNKKSEFNRATQAYRQPGSAFKPFVYYTAFATGKYTPDSMINDSPVSFNDGGIERYKPQNYDRSFQGSMSIRQALAQSRNVPAIVMGQKVGIKNVIDVSRKLGITSPIPNVISLPLGAVDLTPVEMASAYATFANNGWQSKTTAILQVTDPAGKVLIDNTPQPKLVLNPWAAASVNSTLQTVVQSGTGVAAQIGRPAAGKTGTTSSERDVWFVGYVPQLSVAVWAGNDNYSRMGSGATGGGWMAPVWREFMSEALKDTPVQTFEPPSKFPKPKG